The Mustela erminea isolate mMusErm1 chromosome 18, mMusErm1.Pri, whole genome shotgun sequence genome has a window encoding:
- the LASP1 gene encoding LIM and SH3 domain protein 1 isoform X1, translated as MNPNCARCGKIVYPTEKVNCLDKFWHKACFHCETCKMTLNMKNYKGYEKTPYCNAHYPKQSFTMVADTPENLRLKQQSELQSQVRYKEEFEKNKGKGFSVVADTPELQRIKKTQDQISNIKYHEEFEKSRMAPSGGEGMESERRDTQEQQQPPHHIPASAPVYQQPQQQPVAQSYGGYKEPAAPVSIPCRAPGGGGKRYRAVYDYSAADEDEVSFQDGDTIVNVQQIDDGWMYGTVERTGDTGMLPANYVEAI; from the exons ttCTGGCACAAAGCATGCTTCCACTGCGAGACCTGCAAGATGACACTCAACATGAAGAACTACAAGGGCTACGAGAAGACCCCCTACTGCAACGC acacTACCCCAAGCAGTCCTTCACCATGGTGGCTGACACCCCGGAAAACCTCCGCCTCAAGCAACAGAGTGAGCTCCAGAGTCAG GTGCGCTACAAGGAGGAGTTCGAGAAGAACAAGGGCAAAGGGTTCAGCGTGGTGGCGGACACGCCCGAGCTGCAGAGAATCAAGAAAACCCAGGACCAGATCAGTAAC ATAAAATACCATGAGGAGTTTGAGAAGAGCCGCATGGCCCCCAGCGGAGGCGAGGGCATGGAGTCTGAGCGCCGAGACacccaggagcagcagcagccgccCCACCACATCCCAGCCAGCGCCCCAG TTtaccagcagccccagcagcagccGGTGGCACAGTCCTATGGTGGCTACAAGGAGCCTGCTGCCCCGGTCTCCATACCATGCAGGGCCCCAGGCGGGGGCGGG AAGCGGTACCGCGCTGTGTATGACTACAGCGCCGCGGACGAGGACGAGGTCTCCTTCCAGGATGGGGACACCATCGTGAACGTGCAGCAGATCGACGATGGCTGGATGTACGGGACCGTGGAGCGCACTGGCGACACGGGGATGCTGCCGGCCAACTACGTGGAGGCCATCTga
- the LASP1 gene encoding LIM and SH3 domain protein 1 isoform X2 produces the protein MLPLRDLQDDTQHEELQGLREDPLLQRVRYKEEFEKNKGKGFSVVADTPELQRIKKTQDQISNIKYHEEFEKSRMAPSGGEGMESERRDTQEQQQPPHHIPASAPVYQQPQQQPVAQSYGGYKEPAAPVSIPCRAPGGGGKRYRAVYDYSAADEDEVSFQDGDTIVNVQQIDDGWMYGTVERTGDTGMLPANYVEAI, from the exons ATGCTTCCACTGCGAGACCTGCAAGATGACACTCAACATGAAGAACTACAAGGGCTACGAGAAGACCCCCTACTGCAACGC GTGCGCTACAAGGAGGAGTTCGAGAAGAACAAGGGCAAAGGGTTCAGCGTGGTGGCGGACACGCCCGAGCTGCAGAGAATCAAGAAAACCCAGGACCAGATCAGTAAC ATAAAATACCATGAGGAGTTTGAGAAGAGCCGCATGGCCCCCAGCGGAGGCGAGGGCATGGAGTCTGAGCGCCGAGACacccaggagcagcagcagccgccCCACCACATCCCAGCCAGCGCCCCAG TTtaccagcagccccagcagcagccGGTGGCACAGTCCTATGGTGGCTACAAGGAGCCTGCTGCCCCGGTCTCCATACCATGCAGGGCCCCAGGCGGGGGCGGG AAGCGGTACCGCGCTGTGTATGACTACAGCGCCGCGGACGAGGACGAGGTCTCCTTCCAGGATGGGGACACCATCGTGAACGTGCAGCAGATCGACGATGGCTGGATGTACGGGACCGTGGAGCGCACTGGCGACACGGGGATGCTGCCGGCCAACTACGTGGAGGCCATCTga